The Lachnospiraceae bacterium oral taxon 500 genome window below encodes:
- a CDS encoding plasmid mobilization relaxosome protein MobC, with amino-acid sequence MNNRKRNVQIKFRVTKEERSLIEEKMKQVPTRNMEAYLRKMAIDGYIIQVDHSDIKKMTAELQKIGININQIAKRANATGNVYQEDIEEIKGALKEIWRLQRLSLLKAH; translated from the coding sequence ATGAATAACAGAAAAAGAAATGTGCAGATTAAATTTCGTGTGACGAAAGAAGAACGATCCTTGATTGAAGAAAAAATGAAACAGGTGCCTACAAGAAATATGGAAGCGTACCTTCGGAAAATGGCGATAGACGGATATATCATTCAGGTCGATCACAGCGATATAAAGAAAATGACGGCAGAGCTTCAAAAAATCGGGATCAACATCAATCAGATTGCAAAGAGAGCTAATGCCACAGGAAATGTGTATCAGGAAGATATAGAAGAAATCAAAGGAGCCTTAAAAGAGATATGGCGGTTACAAAGATTAAGCCTATTAAAAGCACATTAA